The window CGAGGACCAGCTCGTCGAGCATGTTCCACATCGCCGGTGGGGTGACCATCGTCCCGGCGCCCTGGCGGACCTGCACCAGCCCCTTCTCCTGAAGCACCTTCACCGCCTCGCGCACCACGGTGCGGCTGACCGAGAAGGTCTCGCAGAGCACGGGCTCGGGGGGCAGCGGCGAACCGGACGGATGGACTCCACGGACGATCCGCTCCACCAGCTCAGCCGTGACCGCGGCGGCGAGATTCGCCGGGCGCCGACTCCAGGCGGGGGCCTCGGAGGCCTCTGCGGATGACTGCGGTACTGCCGTCATGACACCCCCCGGGACCCGTGCCGTACCAAGGATGTTCGCCTACTGTACGGCATCACTGTTGACGTCATACGTCATACGAGTTACATACGTCATACGAGTTGCGTTCCTCCTCAACCTCAATCGCCGGACCGCCGGCCACCCAAGGAGAGTGGAGCAGCAATGAAGCAGCGAACACTGTGGTCGGCGACCGTGGTTGCCTGGCTCGTTGCCTTAGCCGGCTGCGGAAGCGCCTCCGACCCGGATGCGGCGTCGGGTGGTTCGAAGGGCAAGCTCGTCGTCTGGGACTGGAAGTCCGGCGACGCCACGGCGTCCTCGTACGTCGAGAAGGCCAAGGCCGACTTCGCCCAGCAACATCCCGGCGTGACGGTCGAGTTCGTCGCGCAGCCGTTCGAGCAGTACTACACCCTCCTCGGGGCCGCCATCCAGGCCGGCAAGGGGCCGGACGTCATGCTCTTCAACGGTGGCGGGCAGGTCCGTGACCGCGCGGACTCCCTTCTGCCGTTGGACGAGTACGTCCGTGATGACAGGGAGCGGCTGGCCGGGTGGGAGGCCTTCACCGAGGACGGCAAGACCTACGCCGCTCCGGTGACTTTGCAAGGGCACCCGATCTACTACAACAAGTCGCTCTACCGGAAGGCAGGGCTGGACCCGGAGCAGCCGGCCACCAGCTGGGGCGAGTTCGTCGCCAACTGCCGGACCATCACCAAGGCGACCGGTGCCAGGTGCTTCGCGCAGGGCAACAAGGAAGGCATCGGTATCCAGTTCTTCCTGTCCGGGCTCGGCTCGGGCGTTCTGTCGCCCACGGAGTACGACGACTGGATCGCCGGCAAACGAGACTGGTCCTCGCCGGCGGTCAAGCGGGTCTTCTCGCTCTGGAAAGAGGCCAACGACAAAGGCCTGAACAACGACGGGGCGAACTCGACGGCGATGTTCAACGACGCGTTCGCGGTGTTCCAGTCCGACAAGGCCGCCCACGTCATCGGGTTGATGTCGGACATCGGGCACTGGAAGGACTTCGCCGAATTCCTTGACGCCGACAATGTCGGCGTCATGAAGTCGCCGGTCGTCACGGTCGGTGCCACGCCGAGCCTTCCCTACGACGGCGGCATCGGCTACGCCGTCGCGAAGTGGACCAAGGACCCCAAGGTAGCCGCCGACCTGGTGCGCTCCCTGACCTCGACCGACGCACTGAAGTCGTTCTACGCCGACGCGGGCGCCATCGCGGCCGACCGCACCGTGGACGTCTCGAGCGGTGGACCGGCCGTCGCCACCATCGTGTCCGAGATCGACCGTGGCAAACCCGCCCTGCACGTGGCCCTGTCGTCCAAGACCGCAGATTTGATGGGGCGGCTGTCTCAGCAATTGCTGAGCGGATCGGTCACGGTCGACGCGGCGGTCGAGCAGCTGGCGGCGTCCGACCAGGCGGGCTGAGGCCATGTCACCCGATGGTTCGTCGCTCCGCGCGGCGCGAGCAGGGCGGACCGACGCGGCGCGAGCAGGGCGGGCCGACGCGGCGCGAGCAGGGCGGGCCGACGCGGCGCGAGCTGGCGAGGCGGGAGGTGACGGCGGCCCCCCGTCGAAATCTTCGCGAGTCCGCAGCGGCCGGCGCGCCGAACGCCTCGCCCCCTACGTCCTGGTCGCTCCCGCCGTCCTGATCATCGTGGTGCTCCGGCTCTGGCCACTGGGACTGGGTGTCAACTTCTCCTTCACCGGTGACGGCGAGAGCAACGGTGCCCCGGTGGGGCTCGACAACTACGCGGAGCTCATCGACGACCCGCTGTTCCGCACCGCGCTGCGCAACGTCGGACTGCTGGTGCTGCTGCTGCCGGTCGCAGTCGCGATCCCGGGACTGCTCGCCACCTTCATCTACCTGCGGGTGCCAGGACACCGGTTCTTCCGGAGCGTCTACTTCTTCCCGGCTGTGCTCTCACCGGTGATCGTCGGCGCGATCTTCAACCTGCTCCTGGCCTTCGACGGTCCGCTGAACGACGTGCTCGGTGGCTCAGGGATCGGCCCGGTCGACTGGCTCGGCGATCCCGACGTAGCCATGTTCGCCGTCGTCGGCGTGCACATCTGGGCGACATCAGGAATGGCGCTGGTGGTGTTCCTGGCCGGGCTCGCGACCCTGGACCCCGCACTTCTGGACGCCGCCCGGGTCGACGGCGCCTCGCTCGCGCGGATGATCTGGCACGTCATCATCCCGGGCCTGGCGCGCACCATCCAGTTCGTCGTCGTCACCACGATGATCGGGATGCTGACCTCGATGTTCGGGCTGCTCTACGTCATGACCAGTGGTGGCCCCGAAGGGGCGACCTACCTGCCGGAGTACTACATCTGGGTCCAGCAGGGGCAGATGAGCCGCCCGGCGCTCGCGTCGGCCGCGTCCACGGTCCTCTTCCTCATCATGCTGGTCGTGGGTCTGCTCCAGGTCCACCTGCTGCGCCGGGCGGGGAGGGAGGACTGATGTCCCGCCTGGGGCCGGGCAGATGGCTGGTCGCCGTGCCGATGGTGCTCCTCGCCCTGGCGACGATCTACCCGCTGCTGTTCACCGCCAACGTCGCGATGAAGACCCGCCGGGAATACATCCTCGACCGGTTCTCCCTGGCAAGCACTCTCCGGTGGGACAACCTCGGCACCGCGTGGAACAGCGTCGGCATGGGGCGGTACTTCCTCAACTCCGTGATCGTGGTGGCCTGCGCCGTGGCGCTGTTACTGCTCATCGGGTCCATGGCCGGGTTCGCGCTGGCCCAGGTGCGGTTCCGTGGCTCGTCCGCGCTGGCTCTGGTCTGCCTCGCGGCACTGTTCATCCCGTTCCAGGTGATCATGGTGCCACTGGCCAGGATCATGGCCGACGGCGGTCTCATCGACACCTATCCGGGGCTGATCCTCGCCTACGTCGCGCAGTTCCTGCCGTTCACCGTCTTCTTGATGACGAGCTACTACCGGGCGGTGCCCACCGAGCTCGTCGACGCCGCACGGATCGACGGAAACACCCTGTACGGCGTCTACCGGCGCATCATGCTGCCGATGGGTGCTCCCGCACTGCTGTCGGTGGGCATCCTCGACGCGCTGTTCTGCTGGAACGACGTGCTCATCTCGCTGCTGATGATGCCGTCGGCGGACCATCGCACCCTGATGGTGGGCATCACTTCACTGCGCGGCCAGTACTCCGCCGACATCCCCACCTTCGCAGCCGGTGTCCTGATCGCCGGGCTACCCGTGTTGGTGACCTACCTGTTCCTGCAGCGCCAGATCGCCGAGGGCGTGACGGCCGGCGCGACGAAGGGCTGACGCATGCGCATCACCGGGTACAGAACCCTGACGACGGCACAGAGATGGGGCCGACCTGTCGGTGACGCCAACGGCGTCCACGACGACGGCGTCGTGCCCGTGTCGGTCGTCCTCGTCGAGACCGATGAGGGGATCACCGGGGTCGGCCTGGGACCGCACGTGGAAGCCGAGGTGATCTTCGCCGCCATCGACGGCCAGGACCCGCGCGCGGTGACCGCCCTCTACGACCGCATGCTGCGGCACTCCTTCAAACCCGGGCATGCCGGCGTGGTGTTCGGCACGATCGGCGCGTTCGACACGGCGTTGTGGGACATCAAGGCGCAGGCGGTGGGCGAGCCGCTGTGGCGGCTGCTGGGCGGCAACGACCGCATGGTCCACGCCTACGCCTCCGGCCTGGACATCGGCCTCACCGACGACGAGCTCGTCGCCACCTACCAGGTCTATGCCGAACGCGGGCTGAGGGCGGCGAAGCTCAAGGGCGGCCTGGACATCGAGCATGACCGGCACCGGCTGTCGCTGGTACGCGAGGTACTGACCGAGGCCGCGCACGGGACCCGGCCAGGGCTCATGCTGGATGCGAACGAGTCCTGGAGCCGCAAGCAGGCGGTGCGCCACGTCCGTGAATTGGAACGCACACTCGACCTGACCTGGATCGAGGAGCCGGTCCGGCGGTGGGACGCCGACGGCCTGGCCGCTGTCAGCCGTGGCGTACGGACGGCGGTCGCCAGTGGGGAGAACCTCACCGGCCTCGAGCAGTTCCGCCCGCTGATCGCGGCGGGAGGCGTCGACATCGTCCAGACGGCCGCGGTCTGGGGAGTCACCCACTTCCTGCGTGTCGCCGCGCTGGCGCACGCCTACGATCTGCCGGTCAGCCCGATCGGCAACACGCCTGTCGCGCTGCTGCACGCCGCGACGTCGGTGCCCAACCACCTCGTCAGCGAACTGCAGGGCCTGCAGCCGCCGATCGGCATCGCGATGGATCTGCACGTCGAGGACGGCGCCTTCGTGCTCGGCGACACGCCGGGCCTGGGCATCCGGATCGACGAAACGGTGATGACCACGGTGAAGACCTCGGCCCGTCAGCGAACGGCACACGCACCCGACGGACCGCACATACGGCCGGAGCAGGCCGGCCTGCGGCTGCTCGCTGTCACCCCCGAACCACACAGGTCCACCGCGGAAGGGACGTTCGACACCATAGGGATGGAGGATCGATGAAAGCGGTTGTCCACCGTGGGGGCCACACCCTCGACATCGAGAGCCGGGTCGCCGAGGCGCCGGCCCCGGCGAAGGAGTGGGGCGGGCGCGGCGTCAACGTCGACGCCATCGCACCGGGCCACGTCGCCACCCACGACACCGAGGCGTTACGCGCGGCCCCCCAGCACGACCAGGCGATCCTTGGCCGGATCCCGGCCCGTCGCTGGAGAGGCCCCGACGATCTCGCCGGGGCCACGGTGTTCCTCGCCCCCTCGGTGTCGGACCGGGGCAACGGCATCGGTCTTCCCGTCGATGGCGGACGGCCGGGACGATGACGGGCTGCCCCGCATTACCAGCCGGCCGCGCCCGAGTCGATCGTGCGTGCGAACCCGAGGGTGGCGACGTGCGCGGCACCTGGGGTGGCCCTGCCCGGGGCAACGTGTACGGGCTCGTGATGCGAGCCGGCCGAGCCGACGAGACGAGCCTGGTCGTCGCCGCACAGGCCGGCGATCCACGAGCCCTCGACGACCTGGCCGCGACGTACCTGCCGCTGGTGTACGCGATCGTGCGCAGGGCACTGGGTGAGCTTGCGGACGTCGACGACGTGGTGCAGGAGACGATGCTGCGGGCACTTCCCGAGCTGCGCACCTTGCGCGCCCCGGAGTGCTTCCGGCCCTGGCTGGCCACGATCGCGACAC is drawn from Streptomyces bottropensis ATCC 25435 and contains these coding sequences:
- a CDS encoding mandelate racemase/muconate lactonizing enzyme family protein, whose protein sequence is MRITGYRTLTTAQRWGRPVGDANGVHDDGVVPVSVVLVETDEGITGVGLGPHVEAEVIFAAIDGQDPRAVTALYDRMLRHSFKPGHAGVVFGTIGAFDTALWDIKAQAVGEPLWRLLGGNDRMVHAYASGLDIGLTDDELVATYQVYAERGLRAAKLKGGLDIEHDRHRLSLVREVLTEAAHGTRPGLMLDANESWSRKQAVRHVRELERTLDLTWIEEPVRRWDADGLAAVSRGVRTAVASGENLTGLEQFRPLIAAGGVDIVQTAAVWGVTHFLRVAALAHAYDLPVSPIGNTPVALLHAATSVPNHLVSELQGLQPPIGIAMDLHVEDGAFVLGDTPGLGIRIDETVMTTVKTSARQRTAHAPDGPHIRPEQAGLRLLAVTPEPHRSTAEGTFDTIGMEDR
- a CDS encoding carbohydrate ABC transporter permease; this translates as MSPDGSSLRAARAGRTDAARAGRADAARAGRADAARAGEAGGDGGPPSKSSRVRSGRRAERLAPYVLVAPAVLIIVVLRLWPLGLGVNFSFTGDGESNGAPVGLDNYAELIDDPLFRTALRNVGLLVLLLPVAVAIPGLLATFIYLRVPGHRFFRSVYFFPAVLSPVIVGAIFNLLLAFDGPLNDVLGGSGIGPVDWLGDPDVAMFAVVGVHIWATSGMALVVFLAGLATLDPALLDAARVDGASLARMIWHVIIPGLARTIQFVVVTTMIGMLTSMFGLLYVMTSGGPEGATYLPEYYIWVQQGQMSRPALASAASTVLFLIMLVVGLLQVHLLRRAGRED
- a CDS encoding ABC transporter substrate-binding protein, whose translation is MKQRTLWSATVVAWLVALAGCGSASDPDAASGGSKGKLVVWDWKSGDATASSYVEKAKADFAQQHPGVTVEFVAQPFEQYYTLLGAAIQAGKGPDVMLFNGGGQVRDRADSLLPLDEYVRDDRERLAGWEAFTEDGKTYAAPVTLQGHPIYYNKSLYRKAGLDPEQPATSWGEFVANCRTITKATGARCFAQGNKEGIGIQFFLSGLGSGVLSPTEYDDWIAGKRDWSSPAVKRVFSLWKEANDKGLNNDGANSTAMFNDAFAVFQSDKAAHVIGLMSDIGHWKDFAEFLDADNVGVMKSPVVTVGATPSLPYDGGIGYAVAKWTKDPKVAADLVRSLTSTDALKSFYADAGAIAADRTVDVSSGGPAVATIVSEIDRGKPALHVALSSKTADLMGRLSQQLLSGSVTVDAAVEQLAASDQAG
- a CDS encoding SDR family oxidoreductase, which translates into the protein MKAVVHRGGHTLDIESRVAEAPAPAKEWGGRGVNVDAIAPGHVATHDTEALRAAPQHDQAILGRIPARRWRGPDDLAGATVFLAPSVSDRGNGIGLPVDGGRPGR
- a CDS encoding carbohydrate ABC transporter permease, with the translated sequence MSRLGPGRWLVAVPMVLLALATIYPLLFTANVAMKTRREYILDRFSLASTLRWDNLGTAWNSVGMGRYFLNSVIVVACAVALLLLIGSMAGFALAQVRFRGSSALALVCLAALFIPFQVIMVPLARIMADGGLIDTYPGLILAYVAQFLPFTVFLMTSYYRAVPTELVDAARIDGNTLYGVYRRIMLPMGAPALLSVGILDALFCWNDVLISLLMMPSADHRTLMVGITSLRGQYSADIPTFAAGVLIAGLPVLVTYLFLQRQIAEGVTAGATKG